In the Populus trichocarpa isolate Nisqually-1 chromosome 8, P.trichocarpa_v4.1, whole genome shotgun sequence genome, TTGAGCAGTAGAAAAGTTATCCAACGCGGAGAGAGCTTCCTTTATGACCTCTCATTATTGATCTTTTTTAAAAGCTAGCGCCCTCCCAGCCCAACTTTTTCATGTAGAATTCAACGTagtatgtgttttttatttaaaaatatattaaaataaattttatattttaaaataaatttttaatattaataaattaaaataatttgaaaaaattaaaaagatattgaacttttttaaaaatatttttaaaacacaaaacaaatgtAATTAATGCCGGCATCCCATCCCCCACTTTCTCACTTATGGCTCCATGACTTCTTGTTGGGTTTACACAGGGCTGTATGACTACGAAGCCTATAACGTGCCAAATATGCTGGTGTGTGTCTTAGTCGCCTATTAATTGGAACCTGCTACCCATAATTGTAAATATGCACGTACCATTATTGTCATCTGTGGAAATTCGAGGCTTCACATTTCCGATCAGTTTACAGAAACCAAACTTGCAGCTCGATTTCGGTACTGTTAGCTTGAGAATATCAGACACGATTAATCTAGAATGAAATATCTCTACCGAGGGATATGGCAGAGTTGCAACCGTGGCTTGTACTGGGCACACTTCTCGTTTAAGTTTGATTGCTGAAATTATTCTTCTCTAGTGAATAAGCTACATGATTATTTTACACCTTATTCTCTGTTATCTTTATCTGAAATTAATACTACGTACCCCTGCAAATAACTTTAAATCAGGACTCTCGATTTCAGAAATTAGagcttaaaaacaaatatttttaagaaattcctGCTCAGGCAAGGTATTATTCTCTGCCTGCGGAGTCCATAGCACCTCGACAGCCCATATACAACAATGGTAACGTATATCAGATACAAGGTACGCATAGTGGATAATACAATATTTAGGATGTCATTATTATTACCTCAAGTTCTTGTGCATCAACATTCAAAGATCGCAAGGCACCTTTGATTTCCTCTGTGAATGAAGATAGGTAGTTTATAGAAAGTGAAGAGTCAAGGTAACAAAACTTGGCTACATAAATGGCACCAAACTGTTTGTGGGATATATGTGAAATTAAACGGGATGGTCGCATCAAGTTACAAGAACAAAAACTATCATCCTCATATCCATCCTTTGTTGTCAGATTAATTTCTTATGTTCGCCCGAAAAGTACCTGAAGTACAAAACTATGATTATGATACAAACAAGCCCTGGGTAGAGCTTGTTTATTtggaaaatagaaaatcaaatgGTAAGCCTACAACAAATTTCTCAACTGTTGTGATATTCGCAGAAATTGTGTCTAAATGAGGTAAGTCTTTACAGGCAGATATAAACAGAGTGAAGTTTCTTAGCACATAGAGGTGTCAAAAATATCCTAGAATATATTGTAATCAATCCTAAAAGTGGGGGAGACTATTGACATAACGAAAACATCTTCCTACTTGCAGTGTATTGCGTTCCAAAACTAAAAATTGCCTGTCATCAAAGTTTCGAACAGATGCCTTTATCAGGTCATAAAATCCGGCCTCAAACGTGGGTAGTTTTGGAGAAATCCCTGCTCAGACAATGTTTCATTCTCAGCCTGCGGAGTCCAGAGCACCTCTACAGCCTATATAGAACAATGGCAATGTTTATCAGATACAATGTACTTATAGGATCAACAGGAGGCCCAAACTGAGAAGTGTTATATAGtggataataaaatatttaggatgTCATTGTTATCACCTCAAGTTCTTGTGCATCAACATTCAAAGATAGCAAGGCACCTTTGATGCCCTCTGTGCTTCTAATAGCAGGAACTTTGTACATACCGTTAGCAGCCACCAGGATTGTCACCTGTGAACGGGTGTCAAGAGAAAAGTATGggtagaataataaaaaatacagatatTTCAGACTTTCAAAATACGTTCTGCAAGAGGTCAAGTTAACAAGTAGGAGCCAtctaaagacaagaataaaaaactagTATTGGCTTCTGTCCAGCTCACGCATCACTTCTTTCTTGGATAACAAATATCCCCTTATTTTTCTCACAGCATCATTTTAATTCCATTTGAAGGAGGACGCAGGAGATTTCACCGTAAGAAGATCTAGATACAGATAGTCTAATGTTTACCAATGATAGTTTAGAAAGGAGAGATTCAGCAGACATTTCAGAGCATCAAATAATGTCTggtttatacatgtttttgtttcatttgaaGCTACAGCGAAGGCTATCTTCAAGTTAACAATATTCGTGATACGGAACTTCCTTGATCAATTAAATAAGCACTTAAAGTAGATTCAGtaacaataagaaaatgaaagaaaaggagagtttGCCCCTGTAGCAGTGTTTTGTGATCATATTCCTTTTGTAGAATTTGCATCTAGGGTTTGGTGACCATGTGctaccaaaaaaaacaaaaaaactctaaGGTTCAGAAGCGTATGCTGCTCCAATTGATCAATCCAAAGTCATCCTAAAGAGTATTTAGTAGACATGTAGTACTTTGAAAAGGATAAAGTATTACGAAAAAATAGTTAGCTCAGTATgtcaaaacaaacaagaaaagtaATCGATTTGTCAGAGGAAGTACTTGAAACAGATGAACTTACTATAATTTTTTCCAGGAACGCCTTCTCTTTGTATATTGACGTTGTTGAAATTTACCAGTGATCCTGCATGACACTTCTCGTTTTCTTCACTCGAGAGCTGCTTGAACCTCATTAGCACTACTCCAGTGGTACTATACTTTTCTACCTATTAGAAAATTTGTGGGGCACATAAAAACGTTCAATCGTTATATGATCTATAAGAAGAAATGAAGATAAACAAAGATTAGTGGTCAGCGACAGCTTCTATTGATTGCTTAAACATAAGGCAGTGACTATTTCATAGGTATGCAGTAAAGAGAGGGGCCGAAATCAGTTACAGAATAAAATAGGTTTGACATACCGATGAAAAGCCAGAGATCATGTATTCTGGATATCGTAGAAACGCCGACACTGTTTCTGAATCCATAGTTGAAAAAGAGACACGGCATTAGTTGAATGCCACGGAgtcaaaaacaaatcataaatatgATGTTCCAAAAAAGATACCAGGAAAGTCCTGATCATAACTCACTTGTCAGTATGCGGTGCCATCCCCTCGCTGTAGAAGTGTTTGCAGTGCTGGAAATTTCATTGAGCTCGTTTTGAAGTGAAAGAGCCTTGCCCATTAGGCCCACCTACAATGTCAGGATTGCGAAGAACTATAAACTAGCTCTAGCAGGTTTTGGGTATTGATTTCTTTACTGCATCAGATTCCTTCTTTTACAAAGGAAAGCAGGAGTCCTTGTTTAGAAACCAAAAGGAcagttgatttgatttgaatctTTGTTCTGTTAAAGAAACCAAAACACTATCACTATCCGATATTCAGAGTGTACCTGAACCATTATAAGCGTGTACTGTTCTGATTTTATTGGCTCTCTCCTGTACTGTtctgattttttccttttccgaTCTTTTTGGTATTCAGAGCAGCAGAAGGCAATCATAAAACCGGCACAGAATAAAACTAAGATCACGACGCCGGTaacaaatattataacatcTACTTTGCTGCCTCTCCGTCCTCCTCCCTGCCCTCTACTTCCCCCAGAGTCTATATAGTCCCAGGAAGAAGAGCCTCTTCCGACGGGGGAGAAAGAAGAGCCACCGCCTGAAGAGACGGGAGAACTTTCTCCAGAGGAGCCACCCATTGAACCACAATAGGCGGCCAAAGATATATACAAGAAAGACATTAAGAGAAGCAAAAGAAACGCAAGAATTGGTGGTCTACTAAACTTGATCGTTGATGCCATTGTGCTCTGCTTGTCTATATGTATGAATTATGTTAGGCTTTTCaagattcttcttcttttttcctgtgGGTTTTGGAGAGATTacgagttttttattttattatggataGAATTACGAGAATAAAGAAAGTTAGTAGGGGAAAGGGGGTTGGTATTGGACTATATACGTAACGGTTTCGCTTCGCCCTATAGTTGCTAGTTAGTTAGAGTTGTAGCTTTTGGAACTGGGGAAGGATGCCAAGTTCAATCAGGTGCAGGCGTGTCAACTAACAATTGGTCCCATCTATTATGAACCCATGAATCTGGACCGTTTATCAATTCAGACGTGTAATCTATCTGATGTTGTTGTGGATGGACTGGAAAGTTACATTTGACCTGAACTCAGGCCCGTATTAGGCGAGTCTTTTTTGCAGGCCCATGTCCTTTGATTAGATATCACGAGCTGGAGCCGGATAGATCTAATCACACACTGGAGCCGGATAGATCTAATCACACACTGGAGCGTACAACCACCGAGAGCCAAACAGAACCCAAACTGCTTCACACTGTTACTGCATAAAACCCTAATAATAATACCTTCATCTTCCACTCCTTGCCCAAAGGCAGCCTCCGTCCGAATCGAAGCCTATCAGCGTCGTCAAGGAGAGAAGAAGCCTATTAGTTACAGACAACCATGGCAGACAAGGCTGTGACTATTAGAACAAGAAAGTTTATGACAAACAGGCTTCTTTCTAGGAAGCAGTTTGTGAGTTCCATCTCTTCAGTttcctttctttgttcttttttaggTCTGTTTGGTTTCTAGAATAATACAGTCTATAAACTAACCATGGTTTTTGAAACAGATCATTGACGTCTTGCATCCTGGGAGAGCTAATGTTTCTAAGGTAtgtggttagtttttttttcatgttcttaactgcttttttttcctgtgaTTTTTGGTATCTGATAATGGGATATTATGAAGGCTGAATTGAAAGAGAAGTTGGCAAGTTTATATGAGGTGAAAGACCTGAATTCGATTTTTGTGTTCAAGTTCCGTACTCATTTTGGAGGTGGGAAATCAACTGGGTTTGGGCTGATTTATGACTCTGTTGAGAGCGCCAAGAAGTACGAGCCCAAGTACAGGCTAATCAGGGTAACTGCCAATCTGCTTAACTCCCCTGCTACTGCTCTAGAATGTTCATCATCTGCGTACATTTAGTGCATTTGTTGAATGTCTTGTTCCTTTGTTAGTGTCGAATCATCTTTATGCAGCTGCAATGCGTATGCATAACACTCAATATGTTAGTGAGACTAATAGTTAATTCAAGGAAAGAATGGGAAAATAATACCTGCTGATAGATTTTTTCAgcattatttgattaaaagaaaatgtgatTATCTAACCCTTTGCTTGATTTCTGATTATGTGGACTTATTGGTTTTTGCTAGCTAGAAATTTCTCTGTGAATGAACAAACCTATTCTGTTAATTCAGATTATAAATAGAATCATGTGTGCGGGTAGCCTGCTCGTAGTgcaaacaaagaacaaaacctAGTGTAGGATAGACATTTTCAGAACCCGTCAGGATGCTTATTAAACTTCAAACATATCGAAACCTTTTCATGATCCAAGCTACTcgatttttttcacaataacTTTACTTGCATCAACTATTTCTCCAGTTGTATAAGCACTTTGGTCAAATCAGCTCTTCTTTACATCCATGTGGTATGTATGCAAGTAGCCTGGGAATTTTCTAGCCAATACCTTAAAACACACCTTTCAGTTTCTCTTAACTTTCAAATAGAATTCTGAGAGCCTATATGTATCACTTCTTTCTATAGCCTTTTGCACATTATTCACAGAGAGTATTGTCTCCAGTTTTGAATGCAGAAATGCAAATGCATTTGTGATCCTAGGATAGCATTAGTTTTAATTGGTAAGATGGTTTGAGGGGTTATGGATAATGTGTCACTCTACATTTCCATCAAGTCTTCACCTAATTGAGAGACTACAGAAGTTAGCTGCTATAGAAGTACTTTGCTTGCTGGTTGGATCATTAACTTGTCAATTTTTTGGAAAGTCATCTCCTGTGTTATTGATTTAGAGTCCAAATGTTCTCCTTTTTCCTTATGTTAATGAGCTGGGGAGTTTGGGGCTAAGGTTAGCTAATATTCACAAACTGTTGTATGATGATGCTGGATGCATTTTTATCCTTCTTTAGACATGTTTCACAAAAGCATCTGAAACCTGCgttataaaggtttttttattatgttcaaGACAACAGATTCAACATTTGCTTACAGCTTATATGTGTAACATTTTTCTTGCTACAATTCAAATTTGACTGAATTGATTCTGGATCAATAACGAGGAATTTGGTACCGCTAAAAACCATTCAAGGtgaagagaatattttttttgccaatGCAATGGAAGCTGATATAGACAAGCTGCAGTATGAAGATGTTGAATGCCTTTTTTACTCTTCTTGAGACTAGTATCAGAAATTTTTATGTTCAGACAATGCAGATTCTATATTTGCGCACTGCTTTGGTGTATTTGTTAGAATAATTATGTCTGCTTTTATTGTTAAGCCTCACAAACATCTACAGTTTAGGATATATGCTAGCTATTAGCTCTTTGATCTGGAACCATATTTTCCATACGACCACCACATGTATTGGTGAAACAAGAAACTGATTTAGTTTTCTGAAGTTCAACATGATTTTGTCAGTGTATACTGAGTACTCTAGTGCCTggggtttttgtgttttatgctGAATAATTGCTTGTTTTGATGATAGAATGGACTAGCCACCAAGGTGGAAAAATCAAGGAAGCAACTGAAGGAAAGGAAGAATAGGGCCAAGAAAGTTCGAGGTGTAAAGAAGGTAATTTAGCAAGTTTTCTTTGGCAATCCCATTCCTTATTATTGGATTTTTCTAGCCTCCACATCCAAACTGTTGATCCCGGACATGTTTCTTCTATGTGCAGACTAAGGCTGGAGATGCTGCAAAGAAGAAGTGAGATCTAAGTGAGTGAGCTACCTACCCATCACAGTAATACGACTGGGAACCTGGATGTTTCCTTCTTGCATTTTATCTACCAATCCTCCAATGAAGTTTtgcaaagtttttttgttttgggacGCTTTAGTTATTTTTGCCAGCTGTCTGAACATGCCCCTATAGAGGTTTAATATTCGAGGAATCATTTGTTGAGGTGAGATTGTGTGACAATTTTGCGTTGGTGATGTTGTTTTGGGTGGTCCTGATGCTGCTAATGCAAATTGTTCTCACTTCACTCTTCACTCTTTTGGAATTCTTATGCCCTATACAGgattatgaatatttttgttttccaagaTTTCTTGTTAGTTTCTACAAGCAATTCTTGATTGTAACGCTGTGTTAGTCCTGACCTCAAATTTACTGCAACAGAAGTTGACTGTCAGTTTCTTCAAGGGGAAAAGGGTCATGGCCTGAGCGTTAAATTCTATTCTGAATTCTTCACCTGTTGTGAGCGTGGATAGTCTGGATGCAAACGCATTACCCGGTGATGTAACTGGATGGCATTGGTGCTGCATGGTGAATACAAGTTTTTAGTGCCTCCATGCGACAGCGGTAGCTGGAAAAAATTGACTATAGAAATTGACAGTCAGGTGTAAAACTTCAGCATGAGCTGTAATTGATATTTCAATCGATCATTTCGGCGCGTTTCTAAGCGTTGACTATCTCGAAAATTCCTCCCcttttttcctcctcctccctctACCGTCACCAATctccttccttctctctccGGCCCTCCCATTGCTGATCTCACATCTTGACCATCAACATCCCAAAccgaagaaaaaaacataatctccAAAACCCACAAATTCACAACCCCTCCATCTAGATTCAATCCGATGAACGTGCAGTAGTAGCTTTAAAACATGAGAATGACCCTTGAACTACACAACAACACTTCAAGAAGCCTCTTGAACAGAAAAGGGCACAATTAACACACAAGTTCTAGCGTCCAGTGATGATGTTGGTGGCCTTTTTGAAGTGCAATTTTTTTCCTAGCGTCCAGTGTGCGAGTCGATTGTGAAAGAACTTGGACTTTACACTGTTAGAATATTGCCTAGAAAGTAACCATATAAATAAGGCGCGCAAGGGGTATGCTGGCGGGGCAGGGGCCCGCACCAGCATCAGTTTACTCTGGTAAAACTGTCAACTTCACCATCATAAATTACAGATAACACAAGAGTTATAGCAAGGCACAGGATTATTGAACATAATCTATTACTCGTAATAATTCTTCATAGTATTCGTTCTTGTCAGGTGACGcccatggaaaacaaaaaaaaaatgacaagacaTAGGCTCCACATCACTCTTCCAAAATGAAGAGTAGACTATTCCTTTTGCAGGCAAGGATCGAAATCTTTGACTGGAATATGTGAATGTTTGAAAATGAAATCTCAGCGCAtactggttttattttttaaaagtgtttttaaaaaatgtaaatttaaaattttttatttttattgtttaaaattaatatttttttaatatttttatattattttgatgtttattaaaaataattttttaaaaaataaaaatattattttaatatgttttcaaacaaaaaaatattttaaaaaataattataataatacttttaaaaaattaggtggACGCGCGTTGGTGCAgcttttattataaaagaaatcgAAAATCTTGCATGTTTATGGCAGTAAATGCTTCGTGAGTTTTTATATTGCAGAAAGTGCGatataaaggagaaaaaagcGAGAGCAAAGGACAAGAGAGTCCGAGAGTTTTGAGCGTAAGTACGTGTTCAACTTGTTGAATAATGATTTAAGCTtgactgagaaaaaaaaattagttggttAATTTTCAACATTATACTGATGAGATCATTTTGAGATCCCGTTGttctaataataaaagtttttctaGTGGATTTTGAATCTATGATTTTCCCCTTTCATATTGAGGGATTTTTCcatgtaaaatatcattaatttttacaCAAAACAAGGTTGAGTTCTCTGGCTAGGATGTGTTTGTTTAAGAAATATAGCGCACACCatgtatttcattaaaaaacaaatatttcatgttttttttatggtatattCCGTGGTATATTTTACAAATAGTATTATTGTGGTGTGTTAGAAAGTGCGTTCCAAGCCAGCGGATTGGTGgcatgtgaaaaaaaagaagataaaaaagaaaaaaataaaggaaaaggaaaaatcaaattataatgtGCTTGTACATGTGTTATAACATGATAGAACGTAACCTAAtgactttaaaaaaaccaaactttacaacaaaattaaaattaaataatagcaGCATGGTCTGGCTCCAATATTCCACCTCAACTAGTCGATTGGTTGGATCCAGTTATATTAATCAGTTGACTGTTGcatacaaaaatcataattttataaaaattttctttcaaatatgttttacgAATCAAAAATGTATTTGTTTAACTTGCAAACTCGAAAATATACAacaattaaaatctttaaaagttATTGTTCACATGGTACGGTGATTTTGAGCTATGAGTCTGTCATAACTGAACGAGGATCTGCCCCATACAAATTATGTTGATGGCCTAGCTGATGTATTTATAGACCAGCGGGATGAGATCAGTCTCAAGAGGAGGTCTGATCGCATCAGACCAAAATGACAACTCAAAACGACCATAACTTTCGATTCAACCGTCGGATTGCACTTGAATTTTCACAGGAGTTTTCGGAGGCAGTTTTCCTTGTATTGGCTACTGTGGCGCTACGCAGACCATCAGatctttagatattaaaaatctcACAGACCCCCTGGTTTTGACAATTTTGagattttccttattatttttggaaCCAATTAACCAATTTCACTGATTATTACAAACTGACCGATCAATTGAGCTAAAAATAGCATGGTTTGACCATGTCGCGCTTTAGAAATGTGATATTTACTAAATGTCACTACTCTGAAGcgcaataattattttactgcGTTATATGAAACTAACATGGTCAAACCATACTATTTTaccaaaactttttgttttcatgtcaattcatcaaagtttttttattttttgtgttaattattaaatttatccaattataacactatctaaatggtgtggggggaTCACTGTTCACCCCCACACAAAGCATGTGAATTACAATAATTCACAGTGctttccttcttctttgtttttgctaactttttccttttttttttgttttttttcaagattatttttttttcatttattttttcttttgttttttccaaaattatttttgttgattttactttttaaatattgacctgattaaaattttgctttgtaatttttttctttaaaatactgtggattgctgcgatgtttttccacatagtttttctaatttatttctttatttttctcgttcaatattaaattagatttgGACTCGTAGTGAAAAGAGCGGtttcgagagaaaaaaaagaagaagaaaaagatacaTTCCCAAGTTCACATTggccttttttaatttttttatgttcaaagcATTTTTAACGTCGCTTTTACATACTTTTGGAGATCAAGTCTTGACAAGTTATTGATGTTCATATAATTCGTTCCTTTTTTTTCGAGATTCAAACTTTTGCGGCAAAATAGCAGTAGAAATTATCTAGttagccctttttttttttttttttatcgagtcGTTAATTAAATGGAAATGAATGAAATCAACCTGGGAGATACTATTCCACCAAAAGcaaaccaagaagaaaaaaaagcctaCTATGCATTATGTAGTTTATTGTTAGTAAAATTAAATCgtaaaattaactcttaaaatcatatattttatgagttaatATTTATCTAGCATATAAgcaaataatttttgtgttattaCCTAAACTTCATCGAGAATAAtctcaaatgatttttatagatgaaattatttattgtgTATATAAATCAtgcatgaatttattttttaatgattttacaatttattttaacaattgaagtttatattatatttttcatatattgtaaaaaacatatattcttAACAACGTTGTTGTGGTTGTTAGGTATTACTATAAGAGctaactataaaaattaaacccgGAACAACCTGATCTCATCAAAGGGAACCAAAATCCAGGTTCTCCACCTATAATCCACCCAATCTACTGTCGTCCTTCCTGCTCCCCACGCGCTCCACCTCGCAATTCTACGTCACCTATCTAACAAGAGGACCACCATCTGAGTCATCCTGCTATGATCTTGCCACGTCATAAGAAGCCCGGGCACCATTCCACCTGCCAAAATAAGATTGGTGACGCCACAGGGAGAATTGGAGGGAAAACTGGAAAATAGTCATACATGCATGCAATAAAGAGAAAATTAGACCAaaagagaataaagaaaaaaggaaatagaaacagaaagaaaaagaaataacataacAGTAACAGGGAAGCTAATGGCTTACTGGCTTCTTTGCTTATAATTTTAGACAGGCTATTCCTccttccttaaaaaaataaaaaataaaaataccccaCTCTCCATTGCTTTCTTCATCGGAAAGTTACGTCAGCAAACGGTGATGCACCGCGTTTAGATTTCCGTTTACAGAATCCGGCAAGGTACTactattctttttcttgataataACGCTGAAAACCCAAATCCTCGACTTCTTTCTATATATAGTGGCATCAGATCTGGTGGCGTTTACTTTGATATTGTGATTTGAGATAGATTTAGACTATAAAATCTGTTCCTATTggaaatattttgtattttgagaTGATTTTGAAGGGAATTTTGGaaagttagggtttttgggtgtttttttttgtctttatggAAGAGGGAAGGAGATCTGGTGACCCATCTGGGTATATAGTGAAGAATAGGAGTTCTTCAGGTTGTTTGATTGTGAGAAAGAAAGGTAATGATGGTGTGGGAGGTGCGGGGTCTTCTGGTTCACACAAGGTTTTTGAgtcaaagaaagagaaaaagaggcTTAGGGTGGAATACAGTGATTCAGGGTCTAGTGACGAGTTGTTAATGCCACCGCGTAGAAGGGTAGGCCCTGAAACATCGAGGGCATGTAATGGTTTGAGTGGTTATGAAGAGAGTTATACTGGCAGGA is a window encoding:
- the LOC112323273 gene encoding uncharacterized protein LOC112323273, with the protein product MASTIKFSRPPILAFLLLLLMSFLYISLAAYCGSMGGSSGESSPVSSGGGSSFSPVGRGSSSWDYIDSGGSRGQGGGRRGSKVDVIIFVTGVVILVLFCAGFMIAFCCSEYQKDRKRKKSEQYRREPIKSEQYTLIMVQVGLMGKALSLQNELNEISSTANTSTARGWHRILTKTVSAFLRYPEYMISGFSSVEKYSTTGVVLMRFKQLSSEENEKCHAGSLVNFNNVNIQREGVPGKNYSKFICFKYFL
- the LOC7467486 gene encoding 40S ribosomal protein S24-1, giving the protein MADKAVTIRTRKFMTNRLLSRKQFIIDVLHPGRANVSKAELKEKLASLYEVKDLNSIFVFKFRTHFGGGKSTGFGLIYDSVESAKKYEPKYRLIRNGLATKVEKSRKQLKERKNRAKKVRGVKKTKAGDAAKKK